A single Vigna radiata var. radiata cultivar VC1973A chromosome 8, Vradiata_ver6, whole genome shotgun sequence DNA region contains:
- the LOC106771834 gene encoding ras-related protein RABA5a, with protein sequence MALPNEEEKTEDYLFKIVLIGDSAVGKSNLLARFARDEFYPNSKSTIGVEFQTQKMDINGKEVKAQIWDTAGQERFRAVTSAYYRGAVGALLVYDISRRQTFDSIGRWLNELHTHSDMNVVTILVGNKSDLKDAREVATAEGKSLAEAQGLFFMETSALDSSNVAAAFETVVKEIYNILSRKVMMSQELNKSDVSHIENGKTVVLQGEGEQEAAAADAEPAKGCC encoded by the exons ATGGCTTTACctaatgaagaagagaagacTGAGGACTACCTTTTCAAGATTGTTTTAATCGGTGATTCAGCTGTTGGGAAATCAAATTTACTTGCACGATTTGCCAGGGATGAGTTTTATCCTAATTCGAAGTCAACTATAGGAGTAGAGTTTCAAACTCAAAAGATGGATATTAATGGAAAGGAAGTTAAAGCACAGATATGGGACACTGCTGGGCAGGAGAGGTTCAGAGCTGTTACATCTGCATATTATAGGGGTGCAGTTGGAGCTCTTCTGGTGTATGACATCAGCCGGCGCCAAACATTTGATAGCATAGGCCGATGGCTTAATGAACTCCACA CTCACTCAGACATGAACGTTGTCACAATACTTGTTGGGAACAAGTCAGATCTTAAAGATGCAAGGGAAGTGGCTACAGCTGAAGGCAAGTCCTTGGCTGAGGCACAGGGTTTGTTCTTCATGGAGACATCAGCTCTGGATTCATCAAATGTGGCAGCTGCTTTTGAAACCGTTGTAAAGGAGATCTACAACATCTTAAGTCGGAAGGTTATGATGTCTCAAGAGCTCAACAAATCAGATGTTTCCCATATTGAAAATGGAAAGACTGTTGTTCTACAAGGGGAAGGTGAACAAGAAGCAGCAGCAGCAGATGCTGAGCCAGCAAAAGGTTGTTGTTGA